DNA sequence from the Dreissena polymorpha isolate Duluth1 chromosome 3, UMN_Dpol_1.0, whole genome shotgun sequence genome:
TACAGATATTTtcgcatttaaaaatgtttttgtcattaaatgctttaaattgataaatgtaaacgaaCCAAAgattgattaaagccccgttttgcatatattaaacaagaaatatctttaacaagaATTACCTGTAAAAAACCAGCGTCTGAGCgtgtatgtttatttgtttttcgtTGGTAAATACGATCGACACTTAAATCAAAAAGATCAATCTGTCGGGGATATTTATTTGGCATAGTTGTTGGCCGCAATatatttacattcatttaaatGTGGATGAACGTACCTTTCACGCTCATCTACTGCGTTATTTTTTCGCTGTATGATTCGACGTGCATTTAGCGTTGTTGGAGGTTTTAAATCTCCCATTACGTTTGCAGGGAAAAATGAAGTTGGTAAAATGAAGATTATGTAgattttgttgttcttgtttCAGTTTTCTGATATAACGCTAGTCGGGATGGTGAAACAGGAGAAATATCTGCACGTGGAAAAGGTCCCGAAGGGAATGCGTCTGCCAGGGATAACTTCCGGTTATCGACATATGTATCTTCCATGGAGCTACTACCTAAAAAGCATTGTCCGTCTACACAACGAGACGGTTAACGTCTGGTCACATTTAATCGGGTGTCTTCTGCTTATCCTTCAAATGATTTATTATTACGACATCTACGATCGCGACGGAAGTTCCGTAAGGTGGACGTTGATTGGACACGGCTGTTGTTGCCTAGTGACACTATTCAACAGCGCCGTTGCGCATCTGCTACATTCGAAGTCATGCTACGTCAATTTTTTAGTATTTCTATTCGATTACGTCGGGGTAGTATGCTGGGGATTTGGGACTTCTATTCTTGCCATGTATGGTGTTTCAGACGAGAATATTTACCATGCGCTGGGACCTAATTTTGTGATCATACAACTAGTATGGACTTACGTTACGTATAACTTCATCTGTCTGTCAAAAGTCTGGTACGGTCATGACATGGAAATTAAGACGAGGAAACTACTCGTTGTGTTTGTCATAGTGATCCAGGCCATGAGCAACTTATTGCCATGGTTACCGCGTTACTGGAATTGCTACACCTCCGAGTCTTGCTCAATGTCTTCGCTGAACCATATTACCATCACGTGTGTGTCTTTCACACTCATGACTTTGGCGTTTCTATTCCATCAGCCAGAAAAGGCGTATCCGGGACGTTTTGACATTTGTGGTTCGAGTCATCAGATTTTCCACGTGTTTGTGATATTGACGATGTCTCTACAGATGCGCGCGCTGCACGTGGATCACGAAACACGCGCGAACACTCATTGTCAGCCGAGCATATACAAACTCGCCGCATATATTGTAGCTTTAAACGTCGTGTGCTGGTTGACCATTCTTTATTACAAACGATTCGCACACAGGAAATTTAAACAAGCTGATAATAACAACAAGTCCGAATAAAATGTACACACATTATGTTTGTTGAACAAACATTTTGTTGTGTAATAAATAGCAATCCATAAACATAGTTTAGGTATAATTTTGTACTTGTTTGGAATAGTTCGAGTATTTGAGGTTATGAGGTCTTATGGTTTAGAGAGATAGTCAAGCACATACCATAGTTCCAAGTGCACCAAACACACATGTCCTCGGTTGGTGTTGGCCATTTCTTAGTCAATATCAAAGTTAACGTTGGGTGATTTGGGTGGATATGAAATCGTCATACGCATCACGCTGTGTAAGTATCAACGTTGAAGCAAAAAGTGTTGGGGATAGACGAAGGAGTAAATTAACTATATGTCGAGgtcattgttatatatattattttgctccccgaaaattttcggatagcatgtacatgtagttgccagtttgaatttctgtacttccttccttccgtcacacttttgttacagtttctcatagcgccttcaatattttaccggtctcttacatatttggcatgaaggtacattgcatggacctctaccttttgatgaggtttgaggtcactggggtcaaggtcaccgaggctaataatagatttttttccgtcacatttttgttacagtttctcatagcgccttcaatattttaccgatctcttacatatttggcatgtagttaccttgcatggacctctaccttttgatgaggtttgaggtcactggggtcaatgtcaaggtcaccgaggctaataatagattttttccgtcacacttttgttacagtttctcatagcgccttcaatagtttaccgatctcttacatatttggcatgtagttaccttgcatggacctctaccttttgatgaggtttgaggtcactggggtcaaggtcaaggtcaccgaggctaatattagattttttaggtggttattgccctttgataaGTAATATgacaatttaaagaattttatgtttatgtgatAGATCATAGGAACTTATTATCCGAAGTTTATGAAACCATGCAGTATCCTTCAGGGTGGGTATACTTAAATATTAGATATTGTTCCACTCTAGTGAGTTTTCAAGGACTTATGGTCCCTTGAATAATAATTAGTTTCCACACAATTAACACTTAGATTGACATGGCGCATCATTGGaaagcatccatcagtttcactgatcttcttgttattattattaaattgataataaacagcatATATGGGCAGCTAGACTTTATATAAGATAACATAATCAAGATGTGGTGTCTTTTTAAATCTATATCAGGATGGATTAACACAAAATATAGATAAAAACCCTCGTATAATGACATATAGTAGTTACAGAAGGTTACATTGGCAGTCAATGCTTTTCATAGTCGCATATGATGCCAATTATAGTGAATTACTCATTACTCGCGGTTTCCAGATAATGTCATGTGCTTCGTGATATTTGCTagcattaacccattcatgcctagcgtcctgaaaaaaggacattgcaaacagcgtagacccagatgagacgccgcataatgcggcgtctcatctgggtctgcgctgtttgcttaaaggaatgtctttatgaaatattctaaatatagaaataaacatacttgacatccctaattttggaaataaattgatccaattttgaaggatgggagagtccactgggcataaatgggttaaggtggATTTATTGATCATTTCTCGCAAGTTGAGCAAGCACAACTGACTGGTGTTACCAATCAATCTTGAAAACAGGCGACTTTAAATTGTGTCACCATAAA
Encoded proteins:
- the LOC127874877 gene encoding membrane progestin receptor alpha-B-like, with protein sequence MVKQEKYLHVEKVPKGMRLPGITSGYRHMYLPWSYYLKSIVRLHNETVNVWSHLIGCLLLILQMIYYYDIYDRDGSSVRWTLIGHGCCCLVTLFNSAVAHLLHSKSCYVNFLVFLFDYVGVVCWGFGTSILAMYGVSDENIYHALGPNFVIIQLVWTYVTYNFICLSKVWYGHDMEIKTRKLLVVFVIVIQAMSNLLPWLPRYWNCYTSESCSMSSLNHITITCVSFTLMTLAFLFHQPEKAYPGRFDICGSSHQIFHVFVILTMSLQMRALHVDHETRANTHCQPSIYKLAAYIVALNVVCWLTILYYKRFAHRKFKQADNNNKSE